A window of Ictidomys tridecemlineatus isolate mIctTri1 chromosome 1, mIctTri1.hap1, whole genome shotgun sequence contains these coding sequences:
- the Pcgf6 gene encoding polycomb group RING finger protein 6 isoform X1, whose amino-acid sequence MEGVAAITAGNAGAAKAEGAAVMPPPPPVSPPALTPPPVAGEEGPAPLPEVGAPGCSGSRPPELEPERSLGRLRGRFEDYDEELEEDEELEEEEEEEEEELSHFSLRLEGGRPDSEDEEERLINLAELTPYILCSICKGYLIDATTITECLHTFCKSCIVRHFYYSNRCPKCNVVVHQTQPLYNIRLDRQLQDIVYKLVINLEEREKKQMHDFYKERGLEVPKPAVPQSVPSSKGRTKKVLESVFRIPPELDMSLLLEFIGIEPRSSHVLDKILPLSHNSSCCANEGTGHFKPLEKKFVRVSGEATIGHVEKFLRRKMGLDPACQVDIICGDHLLEQYQTLREIRRAIGDAAMQDGLLVLHYGLVVSPLKIT is encoded by the exons ATGGAAGGGGTCGCGGCGATCACGGCAGGCAACGCGGGCGCTGCCAAGGCGGAGGGAGCCGCAGTCatgccgccgccgcctcccgtGTCCCCACCTGCCCTCACCCCGCCGCCCGTGGCCGGCGAGGAGGGCCCGGCTCCTCTGCCCGAGGTGGGGGCTCCAGGCTGCTCCGGCTCCCGGCCCCCTGAGTTAGAGCCCGAGCGCAGCCTGGGCCGCTTGAGGGGCCGCTTCGAAGACTACGACGAGGAGCTGGAAGAGGATGAGGagttggaggaggaagaggaggaggaggaggaagagctgaGCCACTTCTCGCTGAGGCTGGAAGGGGGCCGGCCGGACTCTGAGGACGAAGAGGAG CGCCTGATTAATCTTGCTGAGCTGACACCATATATCTTGTGTTCCATTTGCAAGGGTTATTTAATAGATGCAACTACCATTACAgaatgtcttcatacgt tttgTAAAAGCTGCATTGTAAGACATTTTTACTATAGCAACAGATGTCCAAAATGCAACGTAGTTGTACATCAGACACAACCACTTTACAATATAAG GTTGGACCGACAATTACAAGATATAGTGTACAAATTAGTGATCAATCTAGAGGAAA gagaaaaaaagcaaatgcatGATTTCTATAAAGAAAGAGGTCTAGAAGTACCTAAACCTG CTGTTCCACAGTCAGTCCCTTCAAGCAAAGGAAGAACTAAGAAAGTCCTAGAATCAGTATTTCGTATTCCACCTGAACTTGACATGTCTTTATTACTGGAGTTCATTGG gatcgaacccagatcctcacatgtgctagacaagattctaccactgagtcacaactccagctgTTG TGCTAATGAAGGCACGGGACATTTTAag CCATTAGAAAAGAAGTTTGTTCGAGTTTCAGGAGAAGCCACTATTGGACATGTAGAAAAATTCCTCCGAAGAAAAATGGGTCTTGATCCAGCTTGTCAG GTAGATATCATCTGTGGTGATCACTTGCTGGAGCAGTACCAGACTCTAAGGGAGATCCGACGTGCAATAGGTGATGCAGCAATGCAA GATGGTCTGCTTGTCCTTCATTATGGTCTTGTGGTTTCTCCTCTGAAAATAACTTGA
- the Pcgf6 gene encoding polycomb group RING finger protein 6 isoform X3, producing the protein MEGVAAITAGNAGAAKAEGAAVMPPPPPVSPPALTPPPVAGEEGPAPLPEVGAPGCSGSRPPELEPERSLGRLRGRFEDYDEELEEDEELEEEEEEEEEELSHFSLRLEGGRPDSEDEEERLINLAELTPYILCSICKGYLIDATTITECLHTFCKSCIVRHFYYSNRCPKCNVVVHQTQPLYNIRLDRQLQDIVYKLVINLEEREKKQMHDFYKERGLEVPKPAVPQSVPSSKGRTKKVLESVFRIPPELDMSLLLEFIGANEGTGHFKPLEKKFVRVSGEATIGHVEKFLRRKMGLDPACQVDIICGDHLLEQYQTLREIRRAIGDAAMQDGLLVLHYGLVVSPLKIT; encoded by the exons ATGGAAGGGGTCGCGGCGATCACGGCAGGCAACGCGGGCGCTGCCAAGGCGGAGGGAGCCGCAGTCatgccgccgccgcctcccgtGTCCCCACCTGCCCTCACCCCGCCGCCCGTGGCCGGCGAGGAGGGCCCGGCTCCTCTGCCCGAGGTGGGGGCTCCAGGCTGCTCCGGCTCCCGGCCCCCTGAGTTAGAGCCCGAGCGCAGCCTGGGCCGCTTGAGGGGCCGCTTCGAAGACTACGACGAGGAGCTGGAAGAGGATGAGGagttggaggaggaagaggaggaggaggaggaagagctgaGCCACTTCTCGCTGAGGCTGGAAGGGGGCCGGCCGGACTCTGAGGACGAAGAGGAG CGCCTGATTAATCTTGCTGAGCTGACACCATATATCTTGTGTTCCATTTGCAAGGGTTATTTAATAGATGCAACTACCATTACAgaatgtcttcatacgt tttgTAAAAGCTGCATTGTAAGACATTTTTACTATAGCAACAGATGTCCAAAATGCAACGTAGTTGTACATCAGACACAACCACTTTACAATATAAG GTTGGACCGACAATTACAAGATATAGTGTACAAATTAGTGATCAATCTAGAGGAAA gagaaaaaaagcaaatgcatGATTTCTATAAAGAAAGAGGTCTAGAAGTACCTAAACCTG CTGTTCCACAGTCAGTCCCTTCAAGCAAAGGAAGAACTAAGAAAGTCCTAGAATCAGTATTTCGTATTCCACCTGAACTTGACATGTCTTTATTACTGGAGTTCATTGG TGCTAATGAAGGCACGGGACATTTTAag CCATTAGAAAAGAAGTTTGTTCGAGTTTCAGGAGAAGCCACTATTGGACATGTAGAAAAATTCCTCCGAAGAAAAATGGGTCTTGATCCAGCTTGTCAG GTAGATATCATCTGTGGTGATCACTTGCTGGAGCAGTACCAGACTCTAAGGGAGATCCGACGTGCAATAGGTGATGCAGCAATGCAA GATGGTCTGCTTGTCCTTCATTATGGTCTTGTGGTTTCTCCTCTGAAAATAACTTGA
- the Pcgf6 gene encoding polycomb group RING finger protein 6 isoform X5, with protein MEGVAAITAGNAGAAKAEGAAVMPPPPPVSPPALTPPPVAGEEGPAPLPEVGAPGCSGSRPPELEPERSLGRLRGRFEDYDEELEEDEELEEEEEEEEEELSHFSLRLEGGRPDSEDEEERLINLAELTPYILCSICKGYLIDATTITECLHTFCKSCIVRHFYYSNRCPKCNVVVHQTQPLYNIRLDRQLQDIVYKLVINLEEREKKQMHDFYKERGLEVPKPAVPQSVPSSKGRTKKVLESVFRIPPELDMSLLLEFIGIEPRSSHVLDKILPLSHNSSCCANEGTGHFKPLEKKFVRVSGEATIGHVEKFLRRKMGLDPACQISSVVITCWSSTRL; from the exons ATGGAAGGGGTCGCGGCGATCACGGCAGGCAACGCGGGCGCTGCCAAGGCGGAGGGAGCCGCAGTCatgccgccgccgcctcccgtGTCCCCACCTGCCCTCACCCCGCCGCCCGTGGCCGGCGAGGAGGGCCCGGCTCCTCTGCCCGAGGTGGGGGCTCCAGGCTGCTCCGGCTCCCGGCCCCCTGAGTTAGAGCCCGAGCGCAGCCTGGGCCGCTTGAGGGGCCGCTTCGAAGACTACGACGAGGAGCTGGAAGAGGATGAGGagttggaggaggaagaggaggaggaggaggaagagctgaGCCACTTCTCGCTGAGGCTGGAAGGGGGCCGGCCGGACTCTGAGGACGAAGAGGAG CGCCTGATTAATCTTGCTGAGCTGACACCATATATCTTGTGTTCCATTTGCAAGGGTTATTTAATAGATGCAACTACCATTACAgaatgtcttcatacgt tttgTAAAAGCTGCATTGTAAGACATTTTTACTATAGCAACAGATGTCCAAAATGCAACGTAGTTGTACATCAGACACAACCACTTTACAATATAAG GTTGGACCGACAATTACAAGATATAGTGTACAAATTAGTGATCAATCTAGAGGAAA gagaaaaaaagcaaatgcatGATTTCTATAAAGAAAGAGGTCTAGAAGTACCTAAACCTG CTGTTCCACAGTCAGTCCCTTCAAGCAAAGGAAGAACTAAGAAAGTCCTAGAATCAGTATTTCGTATTCCACCTGAACTTGACATGTCTTTATTACTGGAGTTCATTGG gatcgaacccagatcctcacatgtgctagacaagattctaccactgagtcacaactccagctgTTG TGCTAATGAAGGCACGGGACATTTTAag CCATTAGAAAAGAAGTTTGTTCGAGTTTCAGGAGAAGCCACTATTGGACATGTAGAAAAATTCCTCCGAAGAAAAATGGGTCTTGATCCAGCTTGTCAG ATATCATCTGTGGTGATCACTTGCTGGAGCAGTACCAGACTCTAA
- the Pcgf6 gene encoding polycomb group RING finger protein 6 isoform X10, whose protein sequence is MEGVAAITAGNAGAAKAEGAAVMPPPPPVSPPALTPPPVAGEEGPAPLPEVGAPGCSGSRPPELEPERSLGRLRGRFEDYDEELEEDEELEEEEEEEEEELSHFSLRLEGGRPDSEDEEERLINLAELTPYILCSICKGYLIDATTITECLHTFCKSCIVRHFYYSNRCPKCNVVVHQTQPLYNIRLDRQLQDIVYKLVINLEEREKKQMHDFYKERGLEVPKPAVPQSVPSSKGRTKKVLESVFRIPPELDMSLLLEFIGANEGTGHFKFLLLKKLGFKHLILCILSVFELT, encoded by the exons ATGGAAGGGGTCGCGGCGATCACGGCAGGCAACGCGGGCGCTGCCAAGGCGGAGGGAGCCGCAGTCatgccgccgccgcctcccgtGTCCCCACCTGCCCTCACCCCGCCGCCCGTGGCCGGCGAGGAGGGCCCGGCTCCTCTGCCCGAGGTGGGGGCTCCAGGCTGCTCCGGCTCCCGGCCCCCTGAGTTAGAGCCCGAGCGCAGCCTGGGCCGCTTGAGGGGCCGCTTCGAAGACTACGACGAGGAGCTGGAAGAGGATGAGGagttggaggaggaagaggaggaggaggaggaagagctgaGCCACTTCTCGCTGAGGCTGGAAGGGGGCCGGCCGGACTCTGAGGACGAAGAGGAG CGCCTGATTAATCTTGCTGAGCTGACACCATATATCTTGTGTTCCATTTGCAAGGGTTATTTAATAGATGCAACTACCATTACAgaatgtcttcatacgt tttgTAAAAGCTGCATTGTAAGACATTTTTACTATAGCAACAGATGTCCAAAATGCAACGTAGTTGTACATCAGACACAACCACTTTACAATATAAG GTTGGACCGACAATTACAAGATATAGTGTACAAATTAGTGATCAATCTAGAGGAAA gagaaaaaaagcaaatgcatGATTTCTATAAAGAAAGAGGTCTAGAAGTACCTAAACCTG CTGTTCCACAGTCAGTCCCTTCAAGCAAAGGAAGAACTAAGAAAGTCCTAGAATCAGTATTTCGTATTCCACCTGAACTTGACATGTCTTTATTACTGGAGTTCATTGG TGCTAATGAAGGCACGGGACATTTTAag ttTTTGTTGTTGAAGAAACTAGGTTTTAAACATTTGATCCTGTGTATTCTCTCTGTCTTTGAATT GACCTGA
- the Pcgf6 gene encoding polycomb group RING finger protein 6 isoform X8 has product MEGVAAITAGNAGAAKAEGAAVMPPPPPVSPPALTPPPVAGEEGPAPLPEVGAPGCSGSRPPELEPERSLGRLRGRFEDYDEELEEDEELEEEEEEEEEELSHFSLRLEGGRPDSEDEEERLINLAELTPYILCSICKGYLIDATTITECLHTFCKSCIVRHFYYSNRCPKCNVVVHQTQPLYNIRLDRQLQDIVYKLVINLEEREKKQMHDFYKERGLEVPKPAVPQSVPSSKGRTKKVLESVFRIPPELDMSLLLEFIGIEPRSSHVLDKILPLSHNSSCCANEGTGHFKFLLLKKLGFKHLILCILSVFEFH; this is encoded by the exons ATGGAAGGGGTCGCGGCGATCACGGCAGGCAACGCGGGCGCTGCCAAGGCGGAGGGAGCCGCAGTCatgccgccgccgcctcccgtGTCCCCACCTGCCCTCACCCCGCCGCCCGTGGCCGGCGAGGAGGGCCCGGCTCCTCTGCCCGAGGTGGGGGCTCCAGGCTGCTCCGGCTCCCGGCCCCCTGAGTTAGAGCCCGAGCGCAGCCTGGGCCGCTTGAGGGGCCGCTTCGAAGACTACGACGAGGAGCTGGAAGAGGATGAGGagttggaggaggaagaggaggaggaggaggaagagctgaGCCACTTCTCGCTGAGGCTGGAAGGGGGCCGGCCGGACTCTGAGGACGAAGAGGAG CGCCTGATTAATCTTGCTGAGCTGACACCATATATCTTGTGTTCCATTTGCAAGGGTTATTTAATAGATGCAACTACCATTACAgaatgtcttcatacgt tttgTAAAAGCTGCATTGTAAGACATTTTTACTATAGCAACAGATGTCCAAAATGCAACGTAGTTGTACATCAGACACAACCACTTTACAATATAAG GTTGGACCGACAATTACAAGATATAGTGTACAAATTAGTGATCAATCTAGAGGAAA gagaaaaaaagcaaatgcatGATTTCTATAAAGAAAGAGGTCTAGAAGTACCTAAACCTG CTGTTCCACAGTCAGTCCCTTCAAGCAAAGGAAGAACTAAGAAAGTCCTAGAATCAGTATTTCGTATTCCACCTGAACTTGACATGTCTTTATTACTGGAGTTCATTGG gatcgaacccagatcctcacatgtgctagacaagattctaccactgagtcacaactccagctgTTG TGCTAATGAAGGCACGGGACATTTTAag ttTTTGTTGTTGAAGAAACTAGGTTTTAAACATTTGATCCTGTGTATTCTCTCTGTCTTTGAATT CCATTAG
- the Pcgf6 gene encoding polycomb group RING finger protein 6 isoform X2: protein MEGVAAITAGNAGAAKAEGAAVMPPPPPVSPPALTPPPVAGEEGPAPLPEVGAPGCSGSRPPELEPERSLGRLRGRFEDYDEELEEDEELEEEEEEEEEELSHFSLRLEGGRPDSEDEEERLINLAELTPYILCSICKGYLIDATTITECLHTFCKSCIVRHFYYSNRCPKCNVVVHQTQPLYNIRLDRQLQDIVYKLVINLEEREKKQMHDFYKERGLEVPKPAVPQSVPSSKGRTKKVLESVFRIPPELDMSLLLEFIGIEPRSSHVLDKILPLSHNSSCCANEGTGHFKDLTMLHRLASKTWAQVISLPSSWDYRCVPHAQHFFFLQIRDQIQGLDYARRALYHFAIPIALYLSFFKNDTRD from the exons ATGGAAGGGGTCGCGGCGATCACGGCAGGCAACGCGGGCGCTGCCAAGGCGGAGGGAGCCGCAGTCatgccgccgccgcctcccgtGTCCCCACCTGCCCTCACCCCGCCGCCCGTGGCCGGCGAGGAGGGCCCGGCTCCTCTGCCCGAGGTGGGGGCTCCAGGCTGCTCCGGCTCCCGGCCCCCTGAGTTAGAGCCCGAGCGCAGCCTGGGCCGCTTGAGGGGCCGCTTCGAAGACTACGACGAGGAGCTGGAAGAGGATGAGGagttggaggaggaagaggaggaggaggaggaagagctgaGCCACTTCTCGCTGAGGCTGGAAGGGGGCCGGCCGGACTCTGAGGACGAAGAGGAG CGCCTGATTAATCTTGCTGAGCTGACACCATATATCTTGTGTTCCATTTGCAAGGGTTATTTAATAGATGCAACTACCATTACAgaatgtcttcatacgt tttgTAAAAGCTGCATTGTAAGACATTTTTACTATAGCAACAGATGTCCAAAATGCAACGTAGTTGTACATCAGACACAACCACTTTACAATATAAG GTTGGACCGACAATTACAAGATATAGTGTACAAATTAGTGATCAATCTAGAGGAAA gagaaaaaaagcaaatgcatGATTTCTATAAAGAAAGAGGTCTAGAAGTACCTAAACCTG CTGTTCCACAGTCAGTCCCTTCAAGCAAAGGAAGAACTAAGAAAGTCCTAGAATCAGTATTTCGTATTCCACCTGAACTTGACATGTCTTTATTACTGGAGTTCATTGG gatcgaacccagatcctcacatgtgctagacaagattctaccactgagtcacaactccagctgTTG TGCTAATGAAGGCACGGGACATTTTAag GACCTGActatgttgcacaggctggcctcaaaaacCTGGGCCCAAGtgatcagcctcccaagtagttgggactacaggtgtgtgccacatgctcaacattttttctttttgcagattagggatcaaatccagggccttgattatgctaggcgagcattgtACCACTTTGCTATACCCATAgctctctatctctctttttttaaaaatgatactagggattga
- the Pcgf6 gene encoding polycomb group RING finger protein 6 isoform X4, whose amino-acid sequence MEGVAAITAGNAGAAKAEGAAVMPPPPPVSPPALTPPPVAGEEGPAPLPEVGAPGCSGSRPPELEPERSLGRLRGRFEDYDEELEEDEELEEEEEEEEEELSHFSLRLEGGRPDSEDEEERLINLAELTPYILCSICKGYLIDATTITECLHTFCKSCIVRHFYYSNRCPKCNVVVHQTQPLYNIRLDRQLQDIVYKLVINLEEREKKQMHDFYKERGLEVPKPAVPQSVPSSKGRTKKVLESVFRIPPELDMSLLLEFIGANEGTGHFKDLTMLHRLASKTWAQVISLPSSWDYRCVPHAQHFFFLQIRDQIQGLDYARRALYHFAIPIALYLSFFKNDTRD is encoded by the exons ATGGAAGGGGTCGCGGCGATCACGGCAGGCAACGCGGGCGCTGCCAAGGCGGAGGGAGCCGCAGTCatgccgccgccgcctcccgtGTCCCCACCTGCCCTCACCCCGCCGCCCGTGGCCGGCGAGGAGGGCCCGGCTCCTCTGCCCGAGGTGGGGGCTCCAGGCTGCTCCGGCTCCCGGCCCCCTGAGTTAGAGCCCGAGCGCAGCCTGGGCCGCTTGAGGGGCCGCTTCGAAGACTACGACGAGGAGCTGGAAGAGGATGAGGagttggaggaggaagaggaggaggaggaggaagagctgaGCCACTTCTCGCTGAGGCTGGAAGGGGGCCGGCCGGACTCTGAGGACGAAGAGGAG CGCCTGATTAATCTTGCTGAGCTGACACCATATATCTTGTGTTCCATTTGCAAGGGTTATTTAATAGATGCAACTACCATTACAgaatgtcttcatacgt tttgTAAAAGCTGCATTGTAAGACATTTTTACTATAGCAACAGATGTCCAAAATGCAACGTAGTTGTACATCAGACACAACCACTTTACAATATAAG GTTGGACCGACAATTACAAGATATAGTGTACAAATTAGTGATCAATCTAGAGGAAA gagaaaaaaagcaaatgcatGATTTCTATAAAGAAAGAGGTCTAGAAGTACCTAAACCTG CTGTTCCACAGTCAGTCCCTTCAAGCAAAGGAAGAACTAAGAAAGTCCTAGAATCAGTATTTCGTATTCCACCTGAACTTGACATGTCTTTATTACTGGAGTTCATTGG TGCTAATGAAGGCACGGGACATTTTAag GACCTGActatgttgcacaggctggcctcaaaaacCTGGGCCCAAGtgatcagcctcccaagtagttgggactacaggtgtgtgccacatgctcaacattttttctttttgcagattagggatcaaatccagggccttgattatgctaggcgagcattgtACCACTTTGCTATACCCATAgctctctatctctctttttttaaaaatgatactagggattga
- the Pcgf6 gene encoding polycomb group RING finger protein 6 isoform X7: MEGVAAITAGNAGAAKAEGAAVMPPPPPVSPPALTPPPVAGEEGPAPLPEVGAPGCSGSRPPELEPERSLGRLRGRFEDYDEELEEDEELEEEEEEEEEELSHFSLRLEGGRPDSEDEEERLINLAELTPYILCSICKGYLIDATTITECLHTFCKSCIVRHFYYSNRCPKCNVVVHQTQPLYNIRLDRQLQDIVYKLVINLEEREKKQMHDFYKERGLEVPKPAVPQSVPSSKGRTKKVLESVFRIPPELDMSLLLEFIGIEPRSSHVLDKILPLSHNSSCCANEGTGHFKFLLLKKLGFKHLILCILSVFELT; the protein is encoded by the exons ATGGAAGGGGTCGCGGCGATCACGGCAGGCAACGCGGGCGCTGCCAAGGCGGAGGGAGCCGCAGTCatgccgccgccgcctcccgtGTCCCCACCTGCCCTCACCCCGCCGCCCGTGGCCGGCGAGGAGGGCCCGGCTCCTCTGCCCGAGGTGGGGGCTCCAGGCTGCTCCGGCTCCCGGCCCCCTGAGTTAGAGCCCGAGCGCAGCCTGGGCCGCTTGAGGGGCCGCTTCGAAGACTACGACGAGGAGCTGGAAGAGGATGAGGagttggaggaggaagaggaggaggaggaggaagagctgaGCCACTTCTCGCTGAGGCTGGAAGGGGGCCGGCCGGACTCTGAGGACGAAGAGGAG CGCCTGATTAATCTTGCTGAGCTGACACCATATATCTTGTGTTCCATTTGCAAGGGTTATTTAATAGATGCAACTACCATTACAgaatgtcttcatacgt tttgTAAAAGCTGCATTGTAAGACATTTTTACTATAGCAACAGATGTCCAAAATGCAACGTAGTTGTACATCAGACACAACCACTTTACAATATAAG GTTGGACCGACAATTACAAGATATAGTGTACAAATTAGTGATCAATCTAGAGGAAA gagaaaaaaagcaaatgcatGATTTCTATAAAGAAAGAGGTCTAGAAGTACCTAAACCTG CTGTTCCACAGTCAGTCCCTTCAAGCAAAGGAAGAACTAAGAAAGTCCTAGAATCAGTATTTCGTATTCCACCTGAACTTGACATGTCTTTATTACTGGAGTTCATTGG gatcgaacccagatcctcacatgtgctagacaagattctaccactgagtcacaactccagctgTTG TGCTAATGAAGGCACGGGACATTTTAag ttTTTGTTGTTGAAGAAACTAGGTTTTAAACATTTGATCCTGTGTATTCTCTCTGTCTTTGAATT GACCTGA
- the Pcgf6 gene encoding polycomb group RING finger protein 6 isoform X9, translating into MEGVAAITAGNAGAAKAEGAAVMPPPPPVSPPALTPPPVAGEEGPAPLPEVGAPGCSGSRPPELEPERSLGRLRGRFEDYDEELEEDEELEEEEEEEEEELSHFSLRLEGGRPDSEDEEERLINLAELTPYILCSICKGYLIDATTITECLHTFCKSCIVRHFYYSNRCPKCNVVVHQTQPLYNIRLDRQLQDIVYKLVINLEEREKKQMHDFYKERGLEVPKPAVPQSVPSSKGRTKKVLESVFRIPPELDMSLLLEFIGANEGTGHFKDLTMLHRLASKTWAQVISLPSSWDYSH; encoded by the exons ATGGAAGGGGTCGCGGCGATCACGGCAGGCAACGCGGGCGCTGCCAAGGCGGAGGGAGCCGCAGTCatgccgccgccgcctcccgtGTCCCCACCTGCCCTCACCCCGCCGCCCGTGGCCGGCGAGGAGGGCCCGGCTCCTCTGCCCGAGGTGGGGGCTCCAGGCTGCTCCGGCTCCCGGCCCCCTGAGTTAGAGCCCGAGCGCAGCCTGGGCCGCTTGAGGGGCCGCTTCGAAGACTACGACGAGGAGCTGGAAGAGGATGAGGagttggaggaggaagaggaggaggaggaggaagagctgaGCCACTTCTCGCTGAGGCTGGAAGGGGGCCGGCCGGACTCTGAGGACGAAGAGGAG CGCCTGATTAATCTTGCTGAGCTGACACCATATATCTTGTGTTCCATTTGCAAGGGTTATTTAATAGATGCAACTACCATTACAgaatgtcttcatacgt tttgTAAAAGCTGCATTGTAAGACATTTTTACTATAGCAACAGATGTCCAAAATGCAACGTAGTTGTACATCAGACACAACCACTTTACAATATAAG GTTGGACCGACAATTACAAGATATAGTGTACAAATTAGTGATCAATCTAGAGGAAA gagaaaaaaagcaaatgcatGATTTCTATAAAGAAAGAGGTCTAGAAGTACCTAAACCTG CTGTTCCACAGTCAGTCCCTTCAAGCAAAGGAAGAACTAAGAAAGTCCTAGAATCAGTATTTCGTATTCCACCTGAACTTGACATGTCTTTATTACTGGAGTTCATTGG TGCTAATGAAGGCACGGGACATTTTAag GACCTGActatgttgcacaggctggcctcaaaaacCTGGGCCCAAGtgatcagcctcccaagtagttgggactacag CCATTAG
- the Pcgf6 gene encoding polycomb group RING finger protein 6 isoform X6, whose product MEGVAAITAGNAGAAKAEGAAVMPPPPPVSPPALTPPPVAGEEGPAPLPEVGAPGCSGSRPPELEPERSLGRLRGRFEDYDEELEEDEELEEEEEEEEEELSHFSLRLEGGRPDSEDEEERLINLAELTPYILCSICKGYLIDATTITECLHTFCKSCIVRHFYYSNRCPKCNVVVHQTQPLYNIRLDRQLQDIVYKLVINLEEREKKQMHDFYKERGLEVPKPAVPQSVPSSKGRTKKVLESVFRIPPELDMSLLLEFIGIEPRSSHVLDKILPLSHNSSCCANEGTGHFKDLTMLHRLASKTWAQVISLPSSWDYSH is encoded by the exons ATGGAAGGGGTCGCGGCGATCACGGCAGGCAACGCGGGCGCTGCCAAGGCGGAGGGAGCCGCAGTCatgccgccgccgcctcccgtGTCCCCACCTGCCCTCACCCCGCCGCCCGTGGCCGGCGAGGAGGGCCCGGCTCCTCTGCCCGAGGTGGGGGCTCCAGGCTGCTCCGGCTCCCGGCCCCCTGAGTTAGAGCCCGAGCGCAGCCTGGGCCGCTTGAGGGGCCGCTTCGAAGACTACGACGAGGAGCTGGAAGAGGATGAGGagttggaggaggaagaggaggaggaggaggaagagctgaGCCACTTCTCGCTGAGGCTGGAAGGGGGCCGGCCGGACTCTGAGGACGAAGAGGAG CGCCTGATTAATCTTGCTGAGCTGACACCATATATCTTGTGTTCCATTTGCAAGGGTTATTTAATAGATGCAACTACCATTACAgaatgtcttcatacgt tttgTAAAAGCTGCATTGTAAGACATTTTTACTATAGCAACAGATGTCCAAAATGCAACGTAGTTGTACATCAGACACAACCACTTTACAATATAAG GTTGGACCGACAATTACAAGATATAGTGTACAAATTAGTGATCAATCTAGAGGAAA gagaaaaaaagcaaatgcatGATTTCTATAAAGAAAGAGGTCTAGAAGTACCTAAACCTG CTGTTCCACAGTCAGTCCCTTCAAGCAAAGGAAGAACTAAGAAAGTCCTAGAATCAGTATTTCGTATTCCACCTGAACTTGACATGTCTTTATTACTGGAGTTCATTGG gatcgaacccagatcctcacatgtgctagacaagattctaccactgagtcacaactccagctgTTG TGCTAATGAAGGCACGGGACATTTTAag GACCTGActatgttgcacaggctggcctcaaaaacCTGGGCCCAAGtgatcagcctcccaagtagttgggactacag CCATTAG